One genomic region from Bactrocera tryoni isolate S06 chromosome 3, CSIRO_BtryS06_freeze2, whole genome shotgun sequence encodes:
- the LOC120772401 gene encoding proton-coupled amino acid transporter-like protein pathetic yields the protein MTENIISTSSHNGNSSSVLTLNDCSSRTYLTAKKQLDDEYNPEHYRDQVNGQSSVGAFVHLLKGSLGFGILSMPMAFYNGGLLFSMVATLIVGLLCTHCVHILVKTSQTICRDNKISALSFSETTEKVFEGGPKCLRPWSVVAKRFVDGGLMATYFAAACVYMVFIATSFHDVINYDTGLNWDVRIYIAFTVIPCLLIGQIRNLKWLVPFSAFANIFIVITFGIVLYYLFSEPLVFADKPLIARTEQIPLYFATAIFAMEGIGSVMPIENSMQKPQQFLGCPGVLNSAMIFVVIFYSVIGFLGYARFGSEVRGSITLNLVDGTPLADTAKLLIAVASLFAYGLVFYIPFDTLWKNISHKINKKNHNIAQILIRTAIILISGVVATVIPNLEPFISLVGAIFLSLLGFLVPSVCETVYLWPDRLGFWKWRLYKNLLLSTFAVCALVAGSVASINEIIKIYQ from the exons ATGACGGAAAACATAATTTCAACATCCTCACACAATGGAAACTCAAGCTCTGTATTAACGCTGAATGACTGCAGTTCAAG AACTTATCTAACTGCGAAGAAACAGCTTGATGATGAATACAACCCAGAGCATTATCGCGATCAAGTTAATGGTCAGTCATCAGTTGGCGCTTTTGTGCATCTGCTTAAAGGTTCTTTAGGTTTCGGTATACTCTCCATGCCGATGGCTTTCTACAATGGTGGCTTACTCTTCAGTATGGTTGCTACGCTGATTGTGGGCTTGCTTTGTACGCATTGCGTACATATTTTG GTCAAAACCTCACAAACCATTTGTCGAGACAATAAAATCTCGGCGCTGAGTTTTTCGGAAACCACCGAGAAGGTCTTTGAAGGCGGTCCAAAATGCCTACGTCCGTGGTCAGTCGTTGCAAA ACGTTTCGTAGATGGTGGACTGATGGCAACCTATTTTGCGGCCGCTTGCGTTTACATGGTGTTTATTGCCACATCATTTCACGACGTGATCAACTATGACACCGGTCTGAATTGGGATGTGCGAATTTATATTGCATTCACCGTTATACCTTGCCTATTAATCGGTCAGATAAGGAATTTAAAATGGCTAGTGCCTTTCTCAGCATTTGCGAATATTTTCATTGTGATCACATTCGGCATAGTGCTGTACTATTTGTTCAGCGAGCCGTTGGTGTTCGCAGACAAGCCGCTGATTGCGCGAACCGAACAGATACCACTCTACTTTGCCACAGCCATCTTCGCCATGGAGGGTATTGGCTCGGTTATGCCCATTGAGAACTCGATGCAGAAGCCGCAACAGTTCCTTGGCTGCCCCGGTGTGCTCAACAGCGCTATGATCTTTGTGGTGATATTCTATTCGGTCATCGGTTTCTTAGGCTATGCACGTTTTGGTAGTGAAGTGCGCGGCAGTATCACATTGAATTTAGTGGACGGCACACC TTTGGCTGACACTGCAAAACTGCTAATCGCTGTGGCTTCGCTCTTCGCCTATGGTTTGGTATTCTACATACCGTTTGATACGCTTTGGAAGAATATTAGCcataaaatcaacaaaaagaATCATAATATCGCTCAGATACTGATACGCACGGCCATTATATTGATTAGTGGCGTTGTGGCCACAGTCATACCCAATCTGGAACCGTTCATCAGCCTTGTGGGCGCCATCTTTCTCTCATTACTCG GCTTTTTGGTGCCAAGTGTCTGCGAGACCGTTTACTTGTGGCCCGACCGCTTGGGCTTCTGGAAATGGAGGCTGTACAAAAATTTGCTCTTAAGCACCTTTGCGGTATGCGCGCTCGTTGCTGGCTCAGTAGCGagcataaatgaaattattaaaatttatcagtGA
- the LOC120771287 gene encoding proton-coupled amino acid transporter-like protein pathetic, which translates to MTESKAKEASKSELSLNDFNSRTDLVKTSEDDGEYNPADYRDQAKGQSTSGAMAHFLKSSLGSGILAMPMAFKSGGLLFGMIATLVVGFLCAHCVHILVKTSQSICKDIKVPALGFAETVEKAFENGPKRLRSWSKFAKVFVDASLMATYYAAACVYIVFIAKSFHDVINYDTGLEWSVRAYIALTLIPCLLIGQIRNLRWLVPFSAMANIFILITFGIVLYYLFSEPLVFDDKDLVGGITKIPLFFSTVIFAMEGIGSVMPVENAMKKPQDFLGCPGVLNSSMIVVVLLYAVIGFLGYVRYGDAVQGSITLNLQEGDALADTAKLLMAVAIQFTYGLQFYVPNDILWKLIAHKFNKKNHNIIQIALRTVIILISGGFCLALPSLEIFINLVGAIFFSILGIFVPSVCELVYLWPDRLGWGKWKLYKNIILCAFAIFALVSGSSASIEEIIKSLTKKDS; encoded by the exons atGACAGAGTCAAAAGCTAAAGAGGCCTCAAAGTCAGAGTTGAGCCTGAATGATTTCAATTCACG CACAGACTTGGTGAAAACATCGGAAGATGATGGTGAATACAACCCAGCGGATTATAGAGATCAAGCTAAAGGCCAGTCGACAAGTGGCGCTATGGCGCATTTCCTTAAAAGCTCATTGGGTAGCGGCATTTTGGCCATGCCAATGGCTTTTAAATCGGGCGGTTTGCTGTTCGGTATGATTGCGACGTTGGTGGTGGGCTTCCTCTGTGCGCATTGTGTGCACATATTG GTAAAAACCTCACAAAGCATCTGTAAAGACATCAAAGTGCCTGCTTTGGGATTTGCTGAAACTGTGGAGAAAGCCTTTGAAAATGGTCCCAAACGTTTGCGTTCGTGGTCGAAATTTGCAAA AGTTTTTGTGGATGCAAGTTTAATGGCAACATATTACGCCGCCGCTTGTGTGTATATCGTGTTTATCGCTAAATCATTTCACGACGTCATCAACTATGACACCGGTCTTGAGTGGAGTGTGCGCGCTTATATTGCACTGACACTCATACCCTGCCTATTGATTGGTCAAATAAGAAATCTCAGATGGCTAGTGCCATTCTCCGCaatggcaaatattttcatactgATCACTTTCGGTATTGTGCTGTACTATTTGTTTAGCGAACCATTGGTATTCGACGACAAGGACTTAGTTGGTGGAATCACAAAGATACCACTTTTCTTTTCCACAGTTATCTTCGCTATGGAGGGTATCGGCTCAGTTATGCCCGTGGAAAATGCAATGAAGAAACCACAAGACTTTCTTGGCTGTCCTGGTGTACTCAATTCATCTATGATCGTTGTTGTATTATTATATGCCGTTATCGGCTTTTTAGGTTATGTGCGTTATGGTGATGCTGTGCAAGGCAGCATTACATTGAATTTACAAGAAGGCGATGC TTTGGCTGACACTGCAAAATTACTGATGGCTGTGGCGATACAGTTTACTTACGGCTTACAGTTCTACGTGCCCAATGACATCCTGTGGAAATTGATCGCacacaaattcaataaaaaaaatcacaatattATACAGATAGCTTTACGTACTGTTATAATACTGATTAGTGGTGGCTTTTGTCTTGCACTACCAAGTCTGGAAATTTTCATTAATCTTGTCGGTGCTATATTCTTCTCAATACTCG gcATCTTCGTGCCCAGCGTTTGTGAGTTAGTTTATTTATGGCCAGATCGTCTCGGATGGGGCAAATGGAAGCTATATaagaatattatattatgtgCATTTGCAATATTTGCGCTAGTATCTGGATCTTCCGCTAGTATAGAGGAAATTATCAAGAGCCTAACAAAAAAGGACAGTTAG